In Odontesthes bonariensis isolate fOdoBon6 chromosome 20, fOdoBon6.hap1, whole genome shotgun sequence, a genomic segment contains:
- the arhgef4 gene encoding rho guanine nucleotide exchange factor 4 isoform X3, translated as MTRQLRSMGFQYGSRRTQLISDGSVVYAEALWDHVTMDVQELGFKAGDVIEVVDATNKEWWWGRIMDSEGWFPASFVRLRVNQDEPMEEYLAQLEEAQAGDEDRASLSLLLGPGLPCKEQMRTNVINEIMSTERDYIKHLKDICEGYIKQCRKRTDMFTEEQLRTIFGNIEEIYRFQRKFLKGLEKKFNKEKPHLSEIGCCFLEHQTDFQIYSEYCNNHPNACAQLSKLMKINKYVFFFEACRLLQKMIDISLDGFLLTPVQKICKYPLQLAELLKYTNPQHRDYKDVEAALNAMKNVARLINERKRRLENIDKIAQWQSSIEDWEGEDVLSRSSELIFSGELTKFSQPQTKSQQRMFFLFDYQMVYCKKDLLRRDMLYYKGRMDMDHMEVIDVEDGKEKDFNISVKNALKLRSLTGDEVHLLCTKKPEQKQRWLRAFGDERRQVHHDRETGFTLTEVQKKQAMLNACKSHPAGKPKAVTRPYCDFLLRQKHPSLPTALPQQQVFMLAEPKRKTTFWHNIGRLTPFKK; from the exons ATGACCAGGCAGCTCAGATCGATGGGTTTCCAATATGGCAGCAGGAGAACACAG TTGATCAGTGATGGCAGTGTGGTCTATGCTGAGGCCCTCTGGGACCATGTCACAATGGACGTCCAGGAGCTTGGCTTTAAGGCTGGTGATGTCATCGAAGTAGTAGATGCCACTAACAAGGAGTGGTGGTGGGGCCGCATCATGGACAGTGAGGGCTGGTTCCCTGCCAGCTTTGTACGG TTGCGTGTGAACCAGGATGAACCTATGGAGGAGTATCTAGCCCAGCTGGAGGAGGCTCAGGCTGGAGATGAGGACCGGGCAAGTCTCAGCTTATTGTTAGGACCTGGTTTACCATGCAAAGAACAGATGAGAACCAACGTCATCAATGAGATCATGAGCACGGAGCGAGACTACATCAAGCACCTGAAAGATATTTGTGAG GGTTACATCAAACAGTGCCGTAAGAGGACAGACATGTTCACTGAAGAGCAGCTTCGCACAATCTTTGGCAACATTGAGGAGATCTACCGATTCCAGAGGAAGTTCCTGAAAGGCCTGGAGAAAAAGTTCAACAAGGAAAAGCCACATCTCAGTGAGATAGGCTGTTGTTTCCTTGAACAT CAAACAGATTTCCAGATCTATTCAGAGTATTGTAACAACCACCCCAATGCCTGCGCCCAGCTGTCCAAGCTGATGAAGATCAATAAGTATGTATTCTTCTTTGAAGCCTGCCGCCTGCTCCAGAAGATGATTGACATTTCGTTGGATGGCTTCCTGCTCACTCCTGTTCAGAAGATCTGCAAGTATCCATTGCAGCTGGCTGAACTCCTCAAATACACCAACCCTCAGCACAG GGATTATAAAGATGTTGAGGCAGCCTTAAATGCCATGAAAAATGTGGCCAGGTTGATCAATGAGAGGAAACGGCGTCTTGAGAACATTGACAAGATTGCTCAGTGGCAGAGTTCAATAGAGGACTGGGAG GGTGAAGACGTTCTCAGCAGAAGCTCTGAACTAATCTTTTCAGGCGAGTTGACCAAGTTCTCCCAGCCTCAGACGAAGAGTCAACAGAGAATGTTCTTTCTCTTTGACTATCAGATGGTGTATTGCAAAAAG GATCTTTTGCGTCGGGACATGCTGTACTACAAAGGTCGCATGGACATGGATCACATGGAGGTGATAGATGTAGAGGATGGCAAGGAGAAGGATTTTAACATCAGTGTGAAGAATGCCCTCAAACTTCGATCTCTCACTGGTGATGAAGTCCACCTTCTGTGTACCAAGAAACCTGAACAGAAACAGCGCTGGCTCCGAGCCTTTGGTGATGAGAGAAGACAGGTCCACCATGACCGAGAGACAG gcttTACTCTCACTGAGGTCCAGAAGAAACAGGCCATGCTTAATGCCTGCAAAAGCCATCCAGCTGGGAAACCTAAAG CGGTGACCAGACCTTACTGCGACTTCCTCCTACGACAGAAACACCCCTCCCTTCCCACTGCTTTACCCCAGCAGCAGGTCTTCATGTTGGCTGAGCCTAAGCGCAAAACCACCTTCTGGCATAACATTGGGAGACTGACACCTTTcaagaaatga
- the LOC142369843 gene encoding CBY1-interacting BAR domain-containing protein 2-like gives MNSFISRREVQVRSMEQTMKHAEKNLGEICSLLASYTRKTAKLRDKADLLVAQLFDISSTEDPELQIGLKIVAEDLAMVQDYRQAQIERLETRVVHPLKAYGEIVKNKRTNLKKFSTDLDREQKELQKLEKIRRRNPADRQSISQAEVNVQKASNNAQHSMRKLEETITEFQKQKLEDIKRIFTDFITVEMLFHAKALEVFTHTHCNLEAINTQKDLELFTGRIRMTDSQAGHQDSPLSTHSSHFISHYSNSPLASLKTQGLSSMQASNTGQRHRQQYKQYKEVAKRVHGNLQHQRGTEELELEQEEDDEDDDEEEIEGEEQDESESDIEKGRHTSRQSYAAQYAQMHR, from the exons ATGAACAGTTTCATCTCCAG GAGAGAAGTCCAGGTGAGGAGCATGGAGCAGACAATGAAACATGCTGAGAAGAACCTGGGTGAGATTTGCTCCCTCCTGGCCTCCTATACAAGGAAGACAGCCAAGCTCAGAGACAAGGCAGACCTGCTGGTGGCTCAGCTTTttgacatctccagcacagagGACCCTGAGCTTCAGATTGGCCTCAAAATTGTAGCTGAAGATCTGGCCATGGTTCAAGATTATAGACAGGCTCAG ATAGAGAGACTAGAGACAAGAGTTGTTCATCCTCTAAAAGCCTATGGAGAGATAGTCAAAAATAAAAGG ACTAATCTAAAGAAATTCAGCACTGACCTGGATAGAGAGCAGAAGGAGTTACAGAAACTGGAGAAAATCCGAAGGAGGAACCCAGCAGACCGACAGAGTATT TCTCAG GCAGAGGTAAATGTACAGAAGGCTTCCAACAATGCCCAACACAGCATGAGAAAATTAGAAGAGACCATCACAGAGTTCCAGAAACAAAAACTGGAGGATATCAAA agaATTTTCACAGACTTTATTACAGTGGAGATGCTCTTCCATGCTAAAGCACTAGAAgtctttacacacacacactgcaaccTGGAGGCAATAAATACTCAAAAGGATCTGGAG CTGTTCACTGGTCGAATTAGGATGACTGACTCTCAAGCTGGGCATCAGGACAGCCCTCTTAGCACCCACTCCTCTCATTTTATAAGCCATTACTCCAATTCTCCTCTGGCTTCCTTGAAAACCCAAGGCCTAAGTTCAATGCAGGCCTCTAACACAGGTCAAAGACACAGACAACAATACAAGCAATATAAAGAAGTAGCTAAAAGGG TTCACGGCAATTTACAACATCAGAGAGGCACGGAAGAACTGGAACTGGAACAGGAggaagatgatgaagatgatgatgaagaagaaATAGAAGGGGAAGAACAGGATGAGTCTGAGTCAGACATAGAGAAGGGTAGGCACACCAGCCGGCAGTCTTATGCTGCTCAATATGCCCAGATGCACAGATAG